The Salegentibacter mishustinae genomic interval AGTTAAATCGCCAGTTTCTAAATAAATTTTAGCTAAGCCTAAATGAGCTTCTACAGTATATTTAGATTGGCTTAATGCTTTTTCAAACTGTATTTTTGCCTTCTCAAAATTCCCTAATTTATATTCTGAAAGCCCGGTGTAAACAAAAGCCTGAATATTAACCCAGCCTTCTCCTTGATTTTCTATACTTTTCACGAAGTGAGTTATGGCTTTATCATATTTTTTTAGTCCAAAATATGCCTCTCCCCTTAAAAAGTCAATTTCTTCACCCCAGGGTGAGTCTACGAAATTTGGAGTTAATGTATCTAACCGATTAAAATCCTTTAATGCTCCTTTAAAATCTCTTAAGAATCGAAGTTTCATATAACCTCTATAACCTAAATGCATTTTAGGATCTAGTGCTACAGCTTTATTAAGAAGTTGGAAACCTTCCTTATAAAACCCTCTTTTGTTATAAGGAACTGATTGTTCAAAATAAATTTCATCGTTTTCCGGATATTGGAATTTCAATATTTCAAACATTGATTGTGAAAGGTAATCTCCTTGCAAGTGGGAAGCAAAATCATATCTCTTCTCTTTATCCGAAAAGAATAGGAATGAAATCACAAATACCGAATAAGATGTAAAAAGAACAGTCAGAAGAATTTTCAATATTTTAAAGATTTTCTTCATTTTCTAAAATATATCTACAATTTTATCATTCTCTATTTTGAAATTTAAAATGTAATAACTGTCATAAGTATAACCGGATTTATTTCCGGCTGGATTCCAATTTTTAAGGTCTCTCAGCTCTTTCTCAATCTCTTGAATATTCTTAGAATTAACTTCAGTTTTTTGTAAATCCTCATTAGTTGCCTTTAACCTAAATCTTCCAATTTCTCCTTTACAGTTCACAACGAATCTATAAGTCAACAGCCCGGACTCCTTGAAATCTAAAGATTGCAACTCACTCAAAATTCTGTTTTTTAT includes:
- a CDS encoding tetratricopeptide repeat protein — its product is MKKIFKILKILLTVLFTSYSVFVISFLFFSDKEKRYDFASHLQGDYLSQSMFEILKFQYPENDEIYFEQSVPYNKRGFYKEGFQLLNKAVALDPKMHLGYRGYMKLRFLRDFKGALKDFNRLDTLTPNFVDSPWGEEIDFLRGEAYFGLKKYDKAITHFVKSIENQGEGWVNIQAFVYTGLSEYKLGNFEKAKIQFEKALSQSKYTVEAHLGLAKIYLETGDLTKSKFHLDKAEKYYSYKRNDPYNEYLNEVYESDIAKLKSSGA